One stretch of Paenibacillus sp. FSL R5-0341 DNA includes these proteins:
- the abc-f gene encoding ABC-F type ribosomal protection protein yields the protein MSLINVTNLTFAYEGSYDNIFENVSFQLDSDWKLGFTGRNGRGKTTFLNLLLGKYEYSGQISANVSFEYFPFQVENKGAMTLDVISESHPEYLHWQVVREFNLLKVSEDVLYRPFDTLSNGEQTKVMLAALFLKDNRFLLIDEPTNHLDLHARQLVSNYLHSKRGFILVSHDRSFLDHSVDHILSINKSNIEIQKGNFSAWWENKRRQDQFELASNEKLIKDIKRLSDSAKRTGGWSHEVEKTKNGTRNSGSKVDKGYIGHKAAKMMKRSKNIEQRQQSAIQDKSKLLKNIESAERLQIHQLDFHKQELVELEHVSISYGSNIVCKDVSFTVEKGDRIGLYGKNGSGKSSILKLICDEAIPYTGLFRKDHQLKISYVSQDTSDLGGHLSEYAATQGIDESLFKSILRKLDFTRLQLEKDISTFSAGQKKKVLIAKSLSEKAHLHIWDEPLNFIDVISRMQIEDLLLEYSPTLLFVEHDSEFCANIATRIIEL from the coding sequence ATGTCATTAATCAACGTTACCAACCTGACCTTTGCCTATGAAGGCAGTTACGATAATATATTTGAAAATGTTAGCTTCCAGTTGGACTCCGATTGGAAATTGGGTTTTACCGGAAGGAACGGCAGAGGCAAAACGACCTTTCTTAATCTGTTACTCGGTAAATATGAATATAGCGGACAGATCTCGGCGAATGTTAGCTTTGAATACTTTCCTTTCCAGGTAGAGAATAAGGGAGCCATGACTCTCGATGTCATCAGCGAGAGTCATCCTGAATATCTGCATTGGCAAGTTGTACGCGAGTTTAACCTGTTAAAGGTGTCGGAAGATGTGCTATATCGGCCTTTCGATACGTTATCCAACGGAGAACAAACAAAGGTGATGCTGGCCGCCTTGTTCCTGAAGGATAATCGGTTTTTGCTCATTGATGAACCGACCAATCACCTTGATCTTCATGCGAGACAACTCGTCAGCAATTATCTTCACAGCAAGCGTGGATTTATTTTGGTATCACACGATCGCTCCTTTCTGGATCACAGCGTGGACCATATCCTTTCCATCAATAAGAGTAACATCGAGATTCAGAAAGGGAATTTCTCCGCTTGGTGGGAAAATAAAAGAAGGCAAGATCAGTTTGAACTTGCGAGTAATGAGAAATTAATAAAGGATATCAAGCGTTTATCCGATTCAGCCAAACGGACCGGTGGATGGTCGCATGAAGTTGAAAAAACCAAAAATGGTACGAGAAATTCCGGTTCCAAGGTGGATAAAGGATATATTGGGCACAAGGCTGCCAAAATGATGAAACGTTCCAAAAATATCGAACAAAGGCAGCAATCTGCGATTCAAGACAAATCCAAACTTCTCAAAAATATTGAAAGTGCAGAACGTCTACAGATTCATCAGCTGGATTTTCACAAGCAGGAACTTGTCGAATTGGAGCATGTGTCGATATCATACGGATCTAATATTGTATGTAAGGATGTCAGCTTCACGGTTGAAAAAGGGGATCGAATTGGCCTATACGGTAAAAATGGATCTGGCAAATCAAGCATCCTTAAACTGATCTGTGATGAAGCTATCCCTTATACAGGTCTTTTCAGAAAGGATCATCAGCTTAAAATTTCGTATGTGTCGCAGGACACGTCCGATCTAGGAGGACATTTATCCGAGTATGCGGCCACACAGGGGATTGATGAGAGCTTGTTTAAATCGATACTCCGAAAGTTGGATTTTACCAGACTGCAATTGGAGAAAGATATCTCAACGTTTAGTGCTGGTCAAAAAAAGAAAGTGCTTATAGCCAAAAGCCTTAGTGAGAAAGCCCATTTGCACATATGGGATGAACCACTCAATTTTATAGATGTCATTTCACGTATGCAGATCGAAGATCTGCTGCTGGAATACTCGCCAACCCTGCTTTTTGTAGAGCACGATAGTGAATTTTGTGCGAATATTGCAACGAGAATTATCGAATTGTAA
- a CDS encoding GNAT family N-acetyltransferase yields the protein MELIKAYDVDLSEEWSALLQELLVASFPEVYPKDRLFFKQIPQGRVLAFNPDNQLVGHVGLDYRMMNLNGKPIRVLGIIDLCVSPAIRSQGIASLLISEVERMAKGRVDFVLLFADHEGLYSKNGFKTVSNTCKWLKIDHETLTTVGVGTQRVEGLMIKEVGTLPWEEGELDFLGYLY from the coding sequence TTGGAATTAATTAAAGCATATGATGTGGATCTAAGTGAAGAATGGTCAGCACTTCTTCAAGAATTACTTGTAGCCAGTTTTCCAGAGGTTTATCCGAAGGACAGATTGTTTTTCAAGCAAATACCACAGGGCAGAGTGCTGGCATTTAACCCGGATAACCAATTAGTTGGGCATGTAGGACTAGATTACAGGATGATGAATTTAAATGGAAAACCCATAAGAGTGTTGGGGATAATCGATTTGTGTGTTTCTCCTGCTATTCGCTCTCAAGGAATCGCTTCATTGTTAATTTCAGAAGTGGAAAGGATGGCAAAAGGGCGTGTTGATTTTGTCCTTTTATTTGCGGATCATGAGGGATTGTATAGCAAAAATGGATTCAAAACGGTAAGCAACACATGTAAGTGGTTGAAAATTGATCATGAAACCTTAACCACAGTTGGAGTTGGGACTCAAAGGGTAGAGGGGTTAATGATTAAAGAAGTTGGAACCCTGCCATGGGAAGAAGGAGAACTCGATTTTTTAGGATATTTATATTAA
- a CDS encoding glycosyltransferase produces MLYTIIVPVNQDYNILNLFTDSLLRTVSPSTQIIFINDGSGSAVFQHLDKLKQEVREGVTIEILQHDFPLGCAVSINSALSLAKGEYIFFLDSDTILQPNWQPMMKETLDSDITIGMIGGVLLYPQTGGVQHCGIAFADTIGRHLFLNASPDDIPKETFSVQLVVFAMFGMKREVYETIGNLDEKFFNGYEDFDYQMRARAAGYDTVINPNIQAYHWERSSGIHRNFNRKNNLARFWKKWGAQIEADVWPFVFSHLKAQLESQEEYQHLPIVGIDLAEVRSDADTFWTKLEEADFASVAEVRDYSNRFNSNGAIWLPQVLGKELIHSENRLLFLVDNFARLLENRYWIEMRHAHRAKDLIIDLYGNVITMDRIYDGCWPGTKVR; encoded by the coding sequence ATGCTTTACACCATTATTGTGCCAGTCAACCAGGACTATAACATTTTGAACCTGTTCACAGATTCGTTGCTCCGGACGGTAAGCCCATCCACTCAGATTATTTTCATCAACGATGGTTCCGGTTCAGCAGTCTTTCAACATCTGGATAAACTGAAGCAAGAAGTCAGAGAAGGTGTGACCATCGAGATTCTTCAGCATGATTTTCCACTCGGTTGCGCCGTGTCGATTAATAGCGCACTCAGTCTTGCCAAGGGAGAGTACATTTTCTTCCTGGATTCCGACACCATTCTTCAACCGAACTGGCAACCAATGATGAAAGAGACACTGGATAGCGATATTACGATCGGCATGATTGGAGGCGTTCTGTTGTATCCGCAAACCGGAGGTGTGCAGCACTGCGGCATTGCTTTTGCGGACACCATCGGCCGACACCTGTTCCTGAACGCATCCCCTGATGATATCCCGAAAGAAACCTTCTCCGTTCAACTGGTGGTGTTCGCCATGTTCGGCATGAAGCGGGAGGTCTACGAGACCATCGGCAACCTCGATGAGAAGTTCTTTAACGGATACGAGGATTTTGATTATCAGATGCGGGCACGAGCTGCCGGATACGATACGGTCATTAACCCGAATATTCAGGCATATCACTGGGAACGCAGCAGCGGGATTCACCGTAACTTCAACCGCAAGAACAATCTCGCACGCTTCTGGAAAAAGTGGGGCGCTCAAATCGAAGCTGATGTGTGGCCTTTCGTTTTCAGTCATCTAAAAGCACAGCTTGAAAGCCAAGAGGAATACCAGCATCTGCCGATTGTCGGCATTGACCTTGCCGAGGTTCGCAGTGATGCGGATACATTCTGGACCAAGCTGGAGGAAGCTGACTTTGCATCGGTTGCCGAAGTACGTGACTATTCCAACCGCTTCAATTCCAACGGAGCCATTTGGCTGCCGCAGGTACTGGGTAAGGAACTGATTCATAGTGAGAACCGATTACTGTTTTTGGTGGACAATTTCGCCCGTCTGCTGGAGAACCGCTACTGGATTGAGATGAGACATGCTCATCGAGCCAAGGATCTGATCATCGATCTGTATGGCAATGTCATCACGATGGATCGCATATACGATGGATGCTGGCCTGGAACCAAAGTTCGGTAA
- a CDS encoding GNAT family N-acetyltransferase — protein MNKISITKASPQSLVGGQLNQMALEYMAYSLAGTKDKGIIEKTFNKLWRSNQNRFSHQYAYEAKMGSQTLGMIMCYPTTIMNKLALPTFSKLFELRKWSLIKYNLQHWREFYSMVTLKEAENDEYHIGTLATLPESRGLGVGTQLIQFAERQALVLGLSKSSLTVKKENARAIQLYERLGYQRVGEINKPALSLYRMSKILV, from the coding sequence ATGAATAAGATTTCCATAACAAAAGCCAGTCCACAGTCCTTAGTCGGGGGGCAATTAAATCAGATGGCACTTGAATATATGGCATATTCGCTTGCAGGTACCAAGGATAAAGGCATTATAGAAAAAACATTTAACAAGTTATGGCGCTCGAATCAGAACCGATTCAGTCACCAATACGCTTATGAAGCCAAAATGGGTAGCCAAACGCTGGGTATGATCATGTGTTATCCGACCACCATAATGAACAAACTCGCTTTGCCAACGTTCTCCAAGCTGTTTGAACTTCGGAAATGGAGCCTGATCAAGTATAATCTTCAACATTGGAGAGAGTTCTACTCCATGGTGACATTGAAAGAAGCAGAGAATGACGAGTACCATATCGGAACATTGGCTACCTTGCCTGAAAGCAGAGGACTTGGCGTAGGTACGCAGCTCATTCAATTTGCTGAACGGCAAGCTCTAGTACTAGGTCTGTCCAAATCTTCGCTCACGGTTAAAAAGGAAAATGCACGGGCTATCCAACTGTATGAACGTTTGGGATACCAAAGAGTAGGGGAAATCAATAAACCTGCGCTATCCCTGTACCGGATGTCCAAAATACTGGTGTAG
- a CDS encoding MerR family transcriptional regulator, with translation MAGHHAQHFTTSEFAKVCGVTKHTLFHYDEIGLLKPEYTNDKGYRYYGVQQTYVLDVIHVLKKAGSSLQEIKSFIQNQNTPLLIELFEQKLKALELEQQRIKRMQKLLSGAIEMTKQATDASHEGLHIEQCELEYFIAVQLEQGDGDKEFSRKFTEYRSHCEEQMIDYEFPVWTILLQEHFEAGEYYPDYFGNKIKAPISGETILMKPKGMYAVMNHQGSYESMPETYSIMKEDIEREGLRVCGHVYALDLLSYFAESNPDEYLIKIYVQVCKTDNASKGQNNLI, from the coding sequence ATGGCTGGACATCACGCACAACACTTTACCACCAGTGAATTTGCCAAGGTCTGCGGAGTGACCAAACATACCTTGTTTCATTATGACGAGATTGGGCTGTTAAAGCCTGAATATACCAATGACAAGGGCTACCGCTATTATGGTGTGCAACAAACGTATGTGTTGGATGTCATACATGTGCTGAAGAAAGCAGGAAGCTCACTCCAAGAGATTAAGTCGTTTATTCAAAACCAGAATACGCCATTGTTAATCGAGCTGTTTGAACAGAAATTAAAGGCACTTGAGCTGGAGCAACAACGAATCAAACGTATGCAAAAGCTGCTAAGTGGTGCCATTGAAATGACGAAACAAGCCACGGATGCTTCGCATGAAGGACTGCATATCGAACAATGTGAGCTGGAGTATTTTATTGCAGTTCAACTGGAGCAAGGGGATGGAGATAAGGAATTCTCCCGTAAGTTCACTGAATATCGCAGTCATTGCGAGGAACAGATGATCGACTATGAGTTTCCGGTATGGACGATCTTACTTCAGGAGCACTTTGAGGCAGGAGAGTACTATCCGGATTACTTTGGCAACAAAATAAAAGCTCCCATTTCAGGGGAAACGATATTGATGAAGCCTAAAGGGATGTATGCCGTCATGAATCATCAGGGTTCATATGAAAGCATGCCAGAGACGTATTCCATCATGAAAGAGGATATAGAAAGAGAAGGACTACGAGTCTGCGGACATGTGTACGCACTGGATCTGCTCAGTTATTTTGCAGAAAGTAATCCCGACGAGTATCTCATCAAGATTTACGTTCAGGTGTGTAAGACTGATAATGCAAGCAAAGGACAGAATAACTTGATTTAG
- a CDS encoding Asp23/Gls24 family envelope stress response protein, with amino-acid sequence MSIQNVLGKIQISDDVISKIVGKIANTTSEISSMSTGLVEGITKKWSGKSLQNGIAIRKVESRLEINLKVVLRYGTKVHEVCRELQNNVRVHVEQLTGLTIDTVNVIVEGLSFNQPAAKL; translated from the coding sequence ATGTCCATTCAAAATGTTCTGGGAAAAATTCAAATATCGGATGATGTGATCTCCAAAATTGTCGGCAAGATCGCGAATACCACGAGTGAGATTTCCTCCATGTCGACAGGACTTGTAGAAGGCATCACCAAAAAGTGGAGCGGCAAAAGTCTGCAAAATGGCATTGCCATCCGCAAGGTAGAATCCAGACTGGAGATAAACTTAAAGGTTGTCCTTCGTTATGGTACGAAAGTACATGAAGTCTGCAGGGAATTACAAAACAATGTGAGAGTGCATGTGGAACAGCTGACCGGATTGACCATTGATACGGTGAATGTGATCGTTGAGGGGTTATCATTTAACCAACCTGCTGCCAAGCTTTAA
- a CDS encoding MFS transporter, with amino-acid sequence MSKFKRWMILVIVSSALLLIVMDMTILYTALPSLTHDLSASASEKLWILNGYSLVMAGLLPAMGTLGDRLGHKKIFTLGLLVFSTASLVAAFSPVPAVLVMSRILLAVGASMMMPATLSIIRVTFTNERELALAIGIWGSIASGGAGLGPIVGGLLLQHFWWGSVFLINLPIAIIAFIFALKIIPKHQGDSSKKWDFTSSIQIMIAMVGIIYSIKEFTRREGSLTLAILAAVIGVLSLIIFIRRQNNSPNPLLDLSLFKIPRFSTGFITALVGLFAQMGVQYMVTQRLQLVEGMSPLQAGLFTVSIPVAALIAGPVTGAIMHRVDVVYIKSFSLFIAALGMGTYLMYFNAGFTGQILGLAMLGAGLGSGMTAASHSIMSYAPPHKAGMAASIEEVGYELGGASGIAIIGSMSTLFYTLAMKIPAGIRVPANAKDSLDEALIAAESLPAASAESLRNAAFAAFDQSFFVVIAGVTVFLIIAALIMSWVAVRLKRAKNKTAEG; translated from the coding sequence ATGTCAAAATTCAAACGTTGGATGATTCTTGTTATTGTCTCAAGTGCACTATTACTCATTGTGATGGATATGACCATCCTGTACACGGCTTTACCCAGCTTGACCCATGATCTCAGTGCATCAGCTTCGGAGAAATTATGGATTCTGAACGGGTACTCCCTTGTCATGGCGGGTTTGCTGCCTGCTATGGGAACGCTCGGGGACCGTCTTGGTCATAAAAAAATATTCACCCTGGGATTGCTCGTCTTTTCTACCGCTTCCCTTGTTGCTGCCTTTTCTCCAGTACCAGCTGTGCTGGTCATGAGCAGAATTCTTCTTGCCGTAGGCGCATCCATGATGATGCCAGCGACATTGTCGATCATCCGGGTTACGTTTACGAATGAACGAGAACTCGCACTAGCGATCGGCATATGGGGTTCCATTGCATCCGGTGGCGCAGGACTGGGACCAATTGTCGGCGGATTACTTCTCCAACACTTCTGGTGGGGCTCTGTGTTTCTGATTAACCTGCCCATAGCCATTATCGCGTTTATATTCGCCTTGAAAATAATCCCTAAACATCAGGGGGATTCGTCGAAAAAGTGGGATTTCACCAGTTCCATTCAGATCATGATTGCCATGGTCGGAATTATCTATTCCATTAAGGAATTCACAAGACGTGAAGGATCTCTCACACTTGCTATCCTTGCTGCTGTGATCGGTGTTCTGTCCCTGATCATCTTTATTCGCCGTCAGAATAACAGTCCCAACCCGCTTCTGGATCTGTCCTTGTTCAAAATCCCAAGATTCAGTACCGGCTTTATTACCGCACTGGTTGGCTTGTTTGCACAAATGGGGGTGCAATATATGGTCACTCAGCGGCTTCAGCTGGTGGAAGGCATGTCACCGCTTCAAGCTGGACTATTCACCGTATCCATACCTGTTGCAGCACTCATTGCCGGACCTGTTACGGGGGCCATTATGCACCGTGTGGATGTTGTCTATATCAAAAGCTTCTCTCTCTTCATCGCTGCCCTTGGCATGGGGACATATCTAATGTATTTCAATGCAGGGTTTACCGGGCAGATTCTCGGTTTGGCAATGCTTGGTGCGGGTCTTGGATCAGGGATGACCGCTGCTTCCCATTCCATTATGAGTTATGCCCCACCTCACAAAGCGGGTATGGCCGCTTCCATTGAGGAAGTAGGTTATGAGCTGGGTGGAGCATCTGGTATTGCCATCATCGGAAGCATGTCTACCCTTTTCTACACACTCGCTATGAAGATTCCTGCGGGGATTCGTGTGCCCGCCAATGCGAAGGACAGTCTGGATGAAGCACTTATCGCTGCCGAAAGCTTGCCTGCCGCGTCTGCTGAATCGCTCAGAAATGCCGCCTTTGCTGCATTTGACCAATCCTTCTTTGTCGTCATTGCAGGTGTGACCGTATTTCTGATTATTGCTGCTCTGATCATGAGCTGGGTTGCCGTGCGGTTGAAACGAGCCAAAAATAAAACTGCGGAAGGTTAA
- a CDS encoding helix-turn-helix domain-containing protein, which translates to MKKEMTTIKQTRLHSILDEATKLLIEKPNASMNEIAESAKIGIATLHRYVESREQLMVYLGLRAIEVVSETMKEIQLDEEHCEKYIPELIEALIPLGDKIYFLAHDTTINYNPEIEGADLKLREPVLHAVGLLQQKGYFRSDLDKTWIVDVLYSIMFLTWQQVVSGHIARKAAPALVVDTFYHGFKQR; encoded by the coding sequence ATGAAAAAGGAAATGACAACAATTAAACAAACCAGGCTACATTCCATTCTGGACGAGGCCACCAAATTGCTGATTGAAAAACCGAATGCTTCTATGAATGAGATTGCAGAATCTGCAAAAATCGGGATCGCTACGTTACATCGATATGTGGAAAGTCGCGAACAGCTTATGGTATATCTGGGATTACGCGCAATCGAGGTGGTCAGTGAGACCATGAAAGAAATTCAACTGGATGAGGAGCACTGTGAAAAGTACATACCCGAACTGATTGAAGCGCTGATTCCATTAGGCGACAAAATTTATTTTTTGGCTCATGACACCACCATTAACTATAATCCCGAGATTGAGGGAGCCGATCTGAAACTGAGAGAACCGGTACTTCATGCAGTCGGTCTGTTACAACAGAAAGGTTATTTCCGCTCCGATCTCGATAAAACCTGGATTGTTGATGTGCTGTATTCCATCATGTTCCTGACGTGGCAGCAGGTTGTAAGTGGTCATATCGCGAGAAAAGCAGCCCCTGCGCTTGTGGTAGATACGTTTTATCATGGATTTAAGCAGCGTTAG
- a CDS encoding S9 family peptidase produces MNQRPIMPEDLLHYRWISQPVISPNGQVAYVEQTVDQDKNEYNTQIRGISLDGDEDIALSDGTKDSSPAWSPDGTQLTFIRSVDGGKGLWTLHTDQKEPVMLIPPARKILSYIWSPNGQYIAFTSKVQPEDQQKKAETQQESAPVLRGKVFERTTPKAEGAGWWDGQYSHLFVYEIKSGEITQVTSGLWNISAPAWSPDSQHLSFISKQVEDEELDADLLYFTDVYSIRLGESDLFKVTDSSLAISQFSYSPDGQQLILIASDREYGSGSHNRLYAVPVHRGVPRSIAPQVDMQIGNAALGDMKSAGASPSPISDAHYPERGVYVLGTHNGNVDVYRIQEDGACQSVTGAGEKDVYQYTLTPDGTSLVIAALTAEHPGELYRVDIASGEMFRLTRRNDEFLDELAVHVPLRVEFKSSDGWPIQGWLATPAVRSSNGKLPLILQIHGGPHAMYTGTFSHEMQTLVAQGYAVLWINPRGSMGYGQEFARACRGDFAGGDYRDLMEAVDYALATYDFLDASRLGVAGGSYGGVMTNWIVAHTHRFKAAVTQRCISNWLSMYGTSDIGISYVQGVIGGNPAENAEFLWSRSPLAHAHHIETPLLIMHGEQDYRTPIAQAEELYTTLKRYGKKTKLIRYPGSNHSLLKSGKPSLRIDSFEQVNAWFNQYLGNEEGEQ; encoded by the coding sequence ATGAATCAAAGACCAATTATGCCGGAGGATCTGCTTCACTATCGTTGGATCAGTCAGCCGGTGATCAGTCCTAACGGACAAGTGGCTTATGTGGAACAGACCGTAGATCAGGATAAAAACGAATATAACACACAAATTCGAGGAATTTCCCTCGATGGTGATGAAGATATAGCACTTTCGGATGGAACGAAGGATTCCTCACCTGCTTGGTCGCCGGATGGCACACAGCTCACATTTATTCGCTCAGTGGATGGTGGCAAAGGACTATGGACGCTCCATACAGATCAAAAAGAGCCGGTCATGCTGATACCTCCCGCACGTAAAATATTGAGTTATATCTGGTCGCCGAACGGGCAGTACATTGCGTTTACCAGCAAAGTGCAACCGGAGGACCAACAGAAGAAAGCCGAAACCCAACAGGAGTCTGCACCTGTGCTGCGAGGTAAAGTCTTCGAGCGTACAACGCCAAAGGCGGAAGGGGCCGGCTGGTGGGATGGTCAATACAGCCATTTGTTTGTATATGAGATCAAGAGCGGGGAGATCACGCAGGTGACTTCCGGGCTATGGAATATCAGTGCTCCGGCATGGTCGCCAGATAGTCAGCACCTTTCCTTTATATCCAAGCAAGTGGAGGATGAGGAACTTGATGCGGATCTGCTGTACTTTACGGATGTATACAGCATTCGATTGGGAGAGAGTGATCTCTTCAAAGTGACGGATTCCAGTCTGGCGATTAGCCAGTTTTCCTATTCACCCGATGGACAGCAGTTGATCCTGATCGCCAGTGATCGCGAATATGGAAGTGGGAGTCACAACAGGCTATATGCAGTCCCCGTTCATCGAGGTGTACCCAGGTCAATCGCACCGCAAGTAGATATGCAGATTGGTAATGCGGCGCTTGGAGATATGAAGTCGGCAGGTGCGTCACCTTCTCCTATTTCAGATGCCCATTATCCGGAACGTGGTGTATATGTGCTCGGAACGCATAACGGGAATGTGGACGTGTACCGTATTCAAGAAGATGGGGCTTGTCAATCGGTGACGGGTGCTGGTGAAAAGGATGTGTATCAGTATACCTTAACGCCGGACGGTACCTCGCTGGTTATCGCTGCATTGACTGCTGAACATCCTGGAGAGTTATATCGCGTGGATATCGCCAGTGGTGAAATGTTCAGACTCACCCGCCGAAATGATGAATTCTTGGATGAATTAGCTGTACATGTGCCTCTACGTGTAGAGTTTAAGTCTTCCGACGGATGGCCGATTCAAGGTTGGTTAGCTACACCGGCAGTACGTTCATCCAATGGTAAGCTGCCACTGATTTTGCAAATTCATGGTGGACCTCACGCGATGTATACGGGAACATTCAGTCATGAGATGCAGACACTCGTTGCGCAAGGATACGCTGTGCTTTGGATCAATCCTCGTGGAAGTATGGGATACGGACAGGAGTTTGCCAGAGCATGCCGTGGTGACTTTGCCGGAGGCGATTACCGGGATCTGATGGAAGCTGTTGATTATGCCCTGGCTACATATGATTTCCTAGATGCATCACGTTTGGGTGTAGCGGGTGGCAGTTATGGCGGGGTGATGACCAACTGGATCGTAGCGCATACGCACCGTTTCAAAGCGGCTGTGACTCAGCGTTGCATCTCCAACTGGTTGTCCATGTATGGAACGAGCGATATCGGAATTTCCTATGTTCAGGGAGTCATTGGGGGGAATCCGGCAGAAAACGCTGAATTCCTGTGGTCCCGCTCACCTCTTGCCCATGCACATCACATTGAGACGCCACTTCTGATCATGCACGGAGAGCAGGACTATCGGACACCGATTGCACAAGCGGAGGAATTATACACCACGCTAAAACGATACGGCAAAAAGACCAAACTGATTCGTTACCCAGGCTCTAACCACAGTTTGCTCAAAAGTGGTAAACCTTCACTTCGAATCGATAGCTTCGAACAGGTGAATGCCTGGTTCAATCAGTATCTCGGCAATGAGGAGGGGGAGCAATGA
- a CDS encoding pentapeptide repeat-containing protein has translation MYQYKDQEYEAVHFEGRDLRYGELISCVFKQCTFMNASMEEIETSNCRFIECDFKGASMNGSIHTESAFENCTFGGANLFASKFSSCKMTGSDFSGAQMDGITLSHGDWSYTNLRHTRLGKQDLRGIRFFEADFTDTDFTKADLRDCDLTRVVLSRAKLQGADLRGANLEGIDLKSLDIKGVRLDREQAVLFARSYGAKVD, from the coding sequence GTGTATCAATATAAGGATCAGGAATATGAAGCAGTACATTTTGAGGGACGCGATCTGAGATATGGAGAACTGATAAGCTGTGTTTTCAAACAGTGTACTTTCATGAACGCTTCTATGGAAGAAATCGAAACCAGTAACTGCCGTTTTATCGAGTGTGACTTCAAAGGAGCTTCGATGAATGGTTCGATTCATACGGAATCAGCTTTTGAAAACTGCACCTTCGGTGGTGCGAATCTCTTTGCTTCCAAATTCAGCTCTTGCAAGATGACAGGCTCGGATTTCTCGGGTGCGCAAATGGATGGCATTACACTAAGTCACGGTGATTGGTCTTATACGAATCTGAGACATACCCGATTAGGCAAACAGGATTTGCGAGGAATTCGTTTCTTTGAAGCTGACTTTACGGACACGGATTTCACCAAAGCAGATTTGAGAGACTGTGACCTTACCAGAGTCGTATTGAGCAGAGCCAAGCTGCAAGGGGCCGATCTAAGAGGGGCTAACCTGGAAGGCATCGATCTGAAATCACTGGATATCAAAGGCGTACGTTTGGATCGCGAACAAGCCGTTCTGTTTGCACGCTCTTATGGTGCCAAAGTAGACTAA